The Mauremys mutica isolate MM-2020 ecotype Southern chromosome 1, ASM2049712v1, whole genome shotgun sequence genome has a segment encoding these proteins:
- the LOC123369503 gene encoding olfactory receptor 52E4-like: MSDSNTTDFTNPSTFILLGIPGLEAAHIWISIPFCAMYTIAVFGNFTILYIVKREPSLHGPMFYFLCMLAITDLVMSTSTLPKLLSIFWFNSREISFSSCLTQMYFVHSFSGMESGILVAMAFDRYVAICNPLRYSTILTNSIVAKIGLAVVLRSGILILLYPLLARQWPYCRTNIIPHFYCGHIVVVKLACADTRISSYYGLFNLLSEIGMDVFFISVSYTLILRAIFRLPTKDAQLKTFGTCISHLCAIFALYIPDFFSSFTQRFGQNVPVHFLVLFASVYLLVPPVLHPIIYGVSTKQIRDRLLQLFTHKKT, encoded by the coding sequence ATGTCAGATTCTAacacaaccgacttcaccaacccctccaccttcatcctgctgggcattcctggcctggaggcagcccataTCTGGATCTCCATTCCCTTCTGTGCTATGTACACCATAGCCGTGTTTGGAAACTTCACTATCTTGTACATTgtgaagagggagccgagcctccatgggcccatgttctatttcctctgcatgttGGCCATCACCGACCTGGTCATGTCCACATCCACCCTACCCAaactgctgagcatcttctggttcaattccagggagatcagtttcagttcctgcctcacccagatgtactttgtTCACTCTTTCTCAGGGATGGAGTCTGGAATCCTTGttgccatggcttttgatcgctacgtggccatctgcaatCCTCTGAGATATTCCACAATCCTGACAAACTCTATTGTGGCCAAGATAGGCCTTGCGGTGGTGCTGCGTAGTGGCATACTAATATTACTCTATCCCTTATTGGCaaggcagtggccatattgcagaaccaacatcatcccccacttcTATTGTGGGCATATAgttgtggtgaagctggcctgcgccgaCACCCGCATCAGTAGTTACTACGGCCTGTTTAATCTTTTATCTGAGATAGGAATGGATGTATTTTTTATCTCCGTGTCCTATACTCTGATCCTCCGGGCCATCttccgcctccccacaaaggatgcccagctcaaaacttttgggacctgcatctctcatctttgtgccatctTTGCTTTGTATATTCCAGATTTCTTCTCCTCTTTCACGCAGCGGTTTGGCCAAAACGTGCCAGTGCATTTCCTCGTTCTCTTTGCCAGTGTGTACCTGCTGGTGCCTCCCGTGCTACATCCCATCATTTACGGGGTGAgtaccaaacagatccgggacaggctgctccagctctttactcATAAAAAGACCTAA